The following proteins are encoded in a genomic region of Zea mays cultivar B73 chromosome 9, Zm-B73-REFERENCE-NAM-5.0, whole genome shotgun sequence:
- the LOC103638554 gene encoding thioredoxin domain-containing protein PLP3A, with protein MEQEHLHLTMVHSLYSSLSPLDSTNRCSCLQLNWQTEGGAGGAKFSQFGADLSMIMDKHLKTLAPVYVGTKFVKLDAENAPFFVAKLAIKTLPCVILFKKDIAVDRLVGFQDLRSKDDFLTRALEHILILKTKGIIDEKKKDDDDDDEESGAKNRRVRSSTAQDSDSD; from the exons ATGGAGCAAGAGCATCTCCACCTGACAATGGTCCACTCGTTGTATTCATCACTAAGTCCGCTCGATTCCACCAATAGGTGTTCATGCT TACAGTTGAATTGGCAAACTGAGGGAGGTGCCGGGGGAGCAAAATTTTCTCAGTTTGGCGCTGATTTATCAAT GATCATGGATAAGCATTTGAAGACCCTTGCCCCAGTCTACGTGGGAACAAAATTCGTCAAGCTTGATGCTGAA AATGCTCCATTCTTTGTGGCCAAACTGGCAATCAAGACACTGCCATGTGTAATATTGTTCAA GAAGGATATTGCTGTTGACCGATTAGTTGGGTTTCAAGATCTCAGAAGTAAAGACGATTTTCTGACAAGAGCATTGGAacacattcttattctcaagacgaAAG GGATAATCGATGAGAAGAAGAAagatgacgacgatgacgatgaagaAAGCGGGGCTAAGAATAGGAGGGTTAGGTCCTCAACTGCTCAAGACTCTGACTCAGACTGA